Proteins co-encoded in one bacterium genomic window:
- a CDS encoding tetratricopeptide repeat protein, with amino-acid sequence MAEKSAYAILGLQKGATEQDIKNAYVQLVKKYDPEKHTDRFMVIQNAYNRLKEPKKRAQEDIHTYNVIRGDFLFLDDERPEGGHGPSDHEIERAQEAYKSSSGSKPARDTYIKMLMRRSNASVRKKLWSEAIKDWVDILDIDPSHVRSRNNLTFAYITLGLSYALHGLHDEAIDLWEKALKLNPDSADLIHNLALASEKCGDGKKAAKYWGETVQRWKSALNSGEGNEEYLKECIIEAHRYHGGQFDANDTPEAKSSAINRYREVLKLRPDDFDAQFQIAAGLMSEQKWPEAIEELDKIHRKHPKNIEVLNMLGSAHLSSGQVDSAFNMWNRSLSIDPKNSATREIIVRAHLTLGKQYRQKGLFTPALVHLKKLLRYLPGSAEVFLEIGATYDMKGDTRSAQQAYQQVMQIDPKNKIARKALNDLRMKR; translated from the coding sequence ATGGCTGAAAAGAGCGCATACGCCATTCTGGGGCTTCAAAAAGGAGCGACCGAACAGGACATTAAGAACGCTTATGTCCAGTTGGTGAAGAAATACGATCCGGAGAAACACACGGATCGCTTCATGGTCATCCAGAACGCGTACAATCGGCTGAAAGAACCCAAGAAACGGGCTCAGGAAGACATTCACACGTACAATGTGATTCGTGGTGACTTCCTCTTCCTGGATGACGAGCGACCCGAGGGCGGACACGGTCCCAGTGACCACGAGATCGAGCGCGCCCAGGAGGCCTACAAGTCATCCTCCGGCAGCAAACCGGCTCGCGATACCTACATCAAGATGCTGATGCGCCGTTCCAACGCTTCCGTGCGCAAGAAACTGTGGAGCGAGGCCATCAAGGACTGGGTCGATATCCTCGATATCGACCCCTCCCACGTGCGTTCACGCAACAACCTGACGTTTGCCTATATCACGCTCGGCCTGTCATATGCTCTTCATGGTCTGCATGACGAAGCCATCGATCTGTGGGAGAAGGCTCTGAAGCTGAATCCAGACAGCGCCGATCTGATTCACAACCTGGCCCTGGCCAGCGAGAAGTGCGGCGACGGCAAGAAGGCCGCCAAGTACTGGGGCGAAACCGTCCAGCGCTGGAAGTCCGCTCTCAACAGCGGCGAAGGCAACGAAGAGTACCTCAAAGAATGCATCATCGAAGCCCATCGCTATCACGGCGGGCAGTTCGATGCGAACGACACCCCGGAAGCTAAGTCGAGCGCCATCAATCGTTATCGGGAAGTTTTGAAACTCCGTCCGGACGATTTCGATGCGCAATTCCAGATCGCCGCGGGCCTGATGAGTGAGCAGAAGTGGCCGGAAGCGATTGAGGAGTTGGACAAGATCCACCGTAAGCACCCGAAGAATATCGAGGTGCTGAACATGCTGGGCTCCGCTCACTTGAGCAGTGGACAGGTGGACAGCGCCTTCAACATGTGGAATCGAAGCCTGTCAATCGATCCCAAGAACTCTGCGACTCGTGAGATTATCGTCAGAGCGCACTTGACTCTCGGTAAACAATACCGCCAAAAAGGGTTGTTTACACCAGCCTTGGTGCATCTGAAGAAGCTGTTGCGCTATCTGCCGGGAAGTGCTGAAGTCTTCCTGGAAATCGGTGCAACCTATGATATGAAAGGAGATACCCGTTCGGCCCAGCAGGCTTACCAGCAAGTCATGCAGATCGACCCGAAGAATAAGATCGCCCGCAAGGCGCTCAATGATCTGCGGATGAAGCGGTGA
- the dnaK gene encoding molecular chaperone DnaK, whose protein sequence is MSRILGIDLGTTNSVMSVMEKNGPFVVPNSLGERITPSVVGFSKSGDILVGKKAKRGAIMNVGRTVFSVKRHMGTSYRVRVEGKEYTPQEISGMILQKLKQDAEDYFGEEITQAVVTVPAYFTDTQRQATKDSGEIAGLNVRRIIDEPTAAALAYGLDRDEDQTLMVYDLGGGTFDVSIIEIISGVFQVQAISGNTKLGGDDFDKRIADHLVDEFKKKNGVDLAEDPIAMQRLREAAEEAKIELSELKETHVLVEAITMTEKGPMTLDTVLTRDTFEGLCKDLFEATIEPMKKAMADAKIGIDQIDNVLLVGGSTRIPAVQKIVRDVTQKNASRDISPEEVVAMGAAVQTLVLAPLEGDLEETLATRYGKEKPVIIHMTPFSLGVGLQGDQMGVIIERNSTYPTEGKDIFTTTRDFQEAISFPIYEGEEEVASDNTFLDLLRIEGVTPAPRGVPRIEVTFKLNADRILEVTAEDLATGVSKRVTISATDNRLDDDDKNRMIKEAKERVSNLLRSKIKESRGEEARNMLERAEATLAVASDHPLSTDLQKRTEELRALVDAGDEHGLDETIDDMLRILAEIEASA, encoded by the coding sequence ATGTCGAGAATACTGGGGATCGATCTCGGAACGACCAACTCCGTGATGTCCGTCATGGAGAAGAACGGACCCTTCGTGGTCCCAAACAGTCTGGGCGAGCGCATCACCCCGTCGGTGGTGGGCTTCTCCAAGTCCGGCGACATTCTGGTCGGCAAGAAGGCGAAGCGCGGCGCGATCATGAACGTCGGCCGTACCGTGTTCTCCGTCAAACGCCACATGGGCACAAGCTATCGCGTGCGCGTTGAGGGCAAGGAGTATACGCCGCAGGAGATCTCCGGCATGATCCTGCAGAAGTTGAAGCAGGACGCGGAGGATTACTTCGGCGAAGAGATCACACAGGCTGTCGTTACCGTTCCGGCATACTTCACGGACACACAGCGCCAGGCCACAAAGGACTCAGGCGAGATCGCCGGTCTGAACGTTCGACGGATCATCGACGAGCCCACTGCTGCCGCGCTCGCCTACGGTCTCGATCGAGACGAGGACCAGACACTGATGGTCTATGACTTGGGCGGTGGTACGTTCGACGTTTCCATCATCGAGATTATCAGCGGCGTCTTCCAGGTGCAGGCCATTTCGGGCAACACAAAGCTCGGCGGCGACGACTTCGACAAGCGCATCGCCGATCACCTGGTCGATGAGTTCAAGAAGAAGAACGGCGTCGACCTGGCGGAAGATCCCATCGCCATGCAGCGCCTGCGCGAGGCTGCGGAAGAAGCCAAGATCGAGCTTTCCGAACTCAAGGAAACCCACGTTCTCGTCGAAGCCATCACGATGACCGAGAAGGGCCCGATGACCCTGGACACCGTGCTGACGCGCGACACGTTCGAGGGGCTTTGCAAGGACCTGTTCGAAGCGACCATCGAACCTATGAAAAAGGCCATGGCCGACGCGAAGATTGGGATCGACCAGATCGATAATGTGCTGCTCGTCGGTGGTTCGACTCGTATCCCGGCCGTGCAGAAGATCGTTCGCGACGTGACCCAGAAGAATGCCAGCCGCGACATTTCTCCGGAAGAAGTGGTGGCCATGGGCGCCGCGGTTCAGACGCTCGTGCTCGCGCCACTCGAGGGCGATCTCGAAGAGACCCTCGCGACCCGCTACGGCAAGGAGAAGCCCGTCATCATCCACATGACGCCGTTCTCCCTCGGTGTCGGTCTGCAGGGCGACCAGATGGGCGTCATCATCGAGCGCAACAGCACGTATCCGACTGAAGGCAAAGACATCTTCACAACGACGCGTGACTTCCAGGAAGCCATCTCCTTCCCCATCTACGAAGGTGAAGAAGAAGTGGCCTCGGACAACACATTCCTGGACTTGCTCCGCATCGAAGGCGTGACGCCTGCTCCTCGCGGCGTGCCTCGCATCGAGGTGACCTTCAAATTGAACGCCGACCGTATTCTCGAGGTGACGGCTGAAGACCTCGCGACCGGCGTCAGCAAGCGCGTCACCATCAGTGCAACCGATAACCGTCTCGACGACGACGATAAGAACCGCATGATCAAGGAAGCGAAGGAGCGTGTCTCGAATCTGCTCCGCTCCAAGATCAAGGAAAGCCGTGGCGAAGAAGCGCGCAACATGTTGGAGCGCGCAGAAGCGACTCTTGCCGTGGCGAGCGATCATCCGCTCTCGACCGACCTTCAGAAGCGCACCGAGGAACTTCGCGCGCTGGTCGACGCCGGCGACGAGCACGGCCTCGACGAGACGATCGACGACATGCTTCGCATCCTCGCGGAAATCGAAGCCAGCGCCTGA
- a CDS encoding carboxypeptidase-like regulatory domain-containing protein gives MTDISSVCCLFAEHAGLRTGSLERDYFELHVGERHGPVKLILQEGTLLTVAVLDAETLQPIADADVLTDVGDERRTNEEGQAHFEGLPSREWQVQVLANGYALKRMTGRLIDGEPMTLVAEMEQGGTLYGKVTDSMGNPVQAATVAQYHNGSYVFIKATQTSTDQDGNYRIGNLALDTTLPVMITAHGFRDLRLTQENLRLTEKEPKRQFDVVLQPEALVTGRVHSPDRKPIVGADVILNSGSMHEIKTQTDYSGEFRFENAQLGEFGSEIMAMADGYAVAIVDLRTPEDAVQAEPLEIILEQEHWVGGHVEDPDDNPAQGVWVIPVLERAYARTQLLPLKVETDASGRFEVHQIPSDTTFSFIDSTNELSMKFGVALNLNSNENRVRLNRTGAIQGSAVSAEDGTPIERFNVKISPSNAGAGGIEASRIRRGVEFDSPSGKFLLGGLDAGELYDLTITQEGCPPAIFTTVLATEDQADDTVDYAVSCDNRRYSGKVLDEEGNPIGGAEVRGSALEVLRSRISDSQLWENGTLDPHLGIILHREVTATSNDGGFTLSEMPPNAPIDLSIRASGFADKRVQGLEDFSDEEAQAVRVALDREATITGRILDPEIASKTEVGLWKYNDDGIVERMGNLQGAEFRFTGLAAGEYLVNAQPIRLPAPAGAADPSRAAHLREAKAGRWNGSRRVELEAGEQYFMEVAGPDSHRVSGRALAGNVPMSNANIALLPPVEGLVRYHLTRTDGEGRFLFEHVDPESYQLIALGAEPAEFGLLLNTAPRLQFELGTTDIDRDFIFPPVGSIRGRLIGRGGISTSFLFVRTDAPVSEMARLGVEPEEDGSFEVTSVTPGPYELISYDGQTGNSWRVLEGIMMPDPPQDLALGDIPLGGRGEIRIRVADDETNRAGFAVAQESADDTIPPVATSVGAIEGLTLAGLEPGEYLVSAGGSGWVSAVPAKAIVEAGRTCEVSMRLRVTAQVMLVAEHSRDYPVQRVEVTETGGGRSVPVQRLPDWEILNRASMLPRPAGAYMNRLGVVLIDPDQSEHHIEMWAEDGHHWEIFLVPQPGERIFKTVSKTEIQPEN, from the coding sequence ATGACTGACATCTCATCTGTATGTTGTCTGTTTGCGGAGCACGCGGGTCTTCGTACCGGCAGTCTCGAGCGGGACTATTTCGAGCTCCATGTGGGCGAACGACATGGTCCGGTAAAGCTAATCTTGCAGGAAGGTACGCTGCTGACAGTTGCAGTCCTGGATGCCGAGACCCTTCAGCCAATCGCCGATGCAGATGTCCTTACCGATGTCGGGGATGAACGTCGGACAAACGAGGAAGGTCAGGCGCACTTCGAGGGGCTACCCTCGCGCGAATGGCAGGTTCAAGTATTGGCCAACGGCTATGCACTGAAGCGTATGACGGGTCGATTGATCGATGGAGAACCAATGACACTCGTGGCTGAAATGGAGCAGGGAGGCACACTCTATGGAAAAGTCACGGACTCCATGGGCAACCCCGTCCAGGCGGCAACAGTCGCGCAATATCACAACGGATCCTACGTGTTCATCAAAGCCACGCAAACCTCGACAGATCAGGACGGCAATTACCGCATCGGCAATCTGGCACTGGACACGACACTCCCGGTGATGATTACAGCGCATGGCTTCCGCGACTTGAGGTTGACCCAGGAGAATCTCCGACTGACTGAGAAAGAGCCAAAGAGACAGTTCGACGTTGTTCTCCAGCCCGAAGCGCTAGTCACAGGCAGGGTCCATTCGCCGGATCGGAAGCCGATAGTAGGCGCAGATGTTATTCTCAACTCCGGTTCGATGCATGAAATCAAAACACAGACGGATTACTCAGGGGAATTCCGATTCGAGAACGCTCAACTTGGGGAATTCGGGAGCGAAATCATGGCGATGGCCGATGGATATGCAGTAGCAATCGTGGATCTGAGAACGCCGGAAGATGCGGTTCAGGCGGAGCCTTTGGAAATCATTCTGGAGCAGGAGCATTGGGTAGGTGGACACGTCGAAGATCCGGATGATAATCCCGCGCAAGGTGTGTGGGTGATCCCTGTCCTTGAACGAGCATACGCCCGAACCCAACTGCTACCCTTGAAGGTGGAGACGGACGCCTCCGGCCGCTTCGAGGTTCACCAAATTCCATCTGATACCACGTTCAGTTTCATCGATTCCACCAACGAGCTGAGCATGAAGTTCGGTGTCGCGCTCAACCTGAACAGCAATGAGAATCGGGTGCGTCTTAATCGAACCGGAGCAATTCAGGGAAGTGCTGTCAGTGCCGAGGATGGCACCCCCATCGAGCGCTTCAACGTGAAGATTTCTCCGTCCAATGCTGGTGCCGGCGGGATTGAAGCATCGCGTATTCGGCGCGGCGTCGAATTCGATTCGCCGAGCGGGAAGTTCTTGCTCGGTGGACTCGATGCGGGCGAATTGTACGATTTGACAATCACACAGGAAGGTTGCCCGCCGGCGATATTCACGACTGTATTGGCAACAGAGGATCAGGCCGACGACACTGTGGATTACGCGGTATCCTGCGATAATCGACGTTATTCGGGGAAAGTACTCGATGAAGAGGGGAATCCCATCGGGGGAGCCGAAGTGCGCGGTTCGGCATTGGAGGTTCTGCGCTCTCGGATTAGTGATTCGCAACTCTGGGAGAATGGTACACTCGATCCACACCTTGGCATAATACTGCACCGTGAAGTAACGGCCACGAGTAACGATGGCGGGTTCACGTTGTCCGAAATGCCGCCGAATGCCCCAATCGATCTCAGCATTCGAGCCAGTGGATTTGCTGACAAGCGTGTGCAGGGGCTGGAGGACTTCTCCGATGAGGAGGCACAAGCCGTACGGGTGGCACTTGATCGTGAAGCTACGATCACCGGCCGAATCCTGGATCCTGAGATCGCCTCGAAGACTGAAGTCGGGCTTTGGAAATACAATGATGACGGGATAGTCGAGAGGATGGGAAATCTGCAGGGTGCTGAGTTCCGCTTTACGGGATTGGCGGCCGGCGAGTACCTGGTAAACGCGCAACCAATACGCCTTCCGGCTCCGGCGGGGGCTGCGGATCCGAGCAGGGCTGCACATCTCAGGGAGGCGAAGGCTGGTCGTTGGAATGGATCGCGAAGAGTCGAACTGGAAGCCGGCGAACAATATTTTATGGAAGTCGCAGGGCCAGACTCTCATCGTGTGTCTGGACGTGCCCTGGCCGGCAATGTTCCAATGAGCAATGCCAATATTGCGCTCCTACCGCCCGTCGAGGGTCTTGTTCGATACCATCTGACGAGAACAGATGGCGAAGGGCGATTCCTCTTTGAGCATGTCGATCCAGAATCTTATCAGCTTATTGCTCTTGGCGCCGAACCGGCGGAGTTTGGCCTTCTTCTCAACACCGCACCTCGGCTGCAGTTTGAACTCGGAACTACGGATATCGACCGCGATTTCATCTTTCCGCCCGTGGGATCGATTCGGGGGCGCCTGATCGGTCGAGGCGGCATTTCGACGTCATTCCTTTTTGTGCGGACCGATGCCCCGGTATCGGAAATGGCGAGGTTGGGTGTCGAACCGGAAGAGGATGGGTCATTCGAGGTAACCAGCGTCACTCCCGGGCCATATGAGTTGATCTCGTACGACGGGCAAACAGGAAATTCATGGCGCGTTCTGGAAGGGATCATGATGCCCGATCCGCCCCAGGATCTTGCCCTTGGGGATATCCCGCTGGGGGGACGCGGAGAGATCCGCATCCGGGTCGCAGATGATGAGACAAACAGGGCGGGTTTCGCAGTTGCGCAGGAAAGTGCCGATGATACCATACCACCGGTGGCGACGAGCGTCGGAGCAATCGAGGGATTGACCCTGGCAGGTCTTGAACCCGGCGAGTATCTCGTGTCGGCCGGTGGGAGTGGCTGGGTAAGCGCAGTACCAGCAAAGGCGATCGTTGAAGCAGGACGCACGTGCGAGGTATCCATGCGCCTCCGCGTAACCGCGCAGGTCATGCTCGTTGCCGAGCACTCTCGGGACTACCCTGTCCAACGTGTCGAAGTGACAGAGACAGGAGGCGGCAGGTCAGTTCCCGTCCAGCGGCTCCCCGATTGGGAGATCCTAAATCGAGCCTCCATGCTCCCTCGTCCAGCGGGGGCGTACATGAATCGCCTGGGCGTCGTGTTGATCGATCCGGATCAATCCGAGCATCATATTGAGATGTGGGCAGAAGATGGGCATCACTGGGAAATCTTCCTGGTTCCCCAACCAGGCGAGCGGATCTTCAAGACTGTCAGTAAAACAGAGATTCAGCCGGAGAATTAG
- a CDS encoding DEAD/DEAH box helicase family protein produces the protein MPPPIEGPASHYITREARELIAGEIAEAGGVEVFFIGRRGSDGLVQEVESHAYGSADAVPALIDRVRPGEVILHNHPSGNLLPSDADLSISSQMGSLGAGSYVIDNAAERVRVIVRPHDPKKKTPLDIAEIERSLGPNSAMAKELEHYEDRPMQRDMAGAVAEALNNDGIAVIEAGTGTGKSLAYLVPTVQYALLNQERVVISTNTINLQEQILHKDLPAVRHALDREFRAELVKGRGNYVCKRKAEFAAEEINSGQAQLFVDERVDELRELLNWASASETGDVGELAVSPSFDVWERVVSEVDNCLRVRCKFYEQCFFYNSRRRAARANILVVNHSLLMSDLAVRRETGNWSTAAVLPPYTRVVLDEAHHVEEVATRHLGRQITRAGLARITGRIYRRDSRRSYGSLAAAADQMEKLRSSGKVGVECPALQAIQVAAVNATEDMRQSVDFLLEDIGQRFLDITGLPRPRRRSLEHRKRLVPDILQNPRWADEIEPLIIDASNEIAAAVEANKAALKEIEELPEDVQESLLNHVMEWRAHVGRLDEQRRMLRKFLEDDPIICRWIELAADARDRLIVRLCHAPISVAKALKETLHHNMKTEVLTSATLTVDNEFNYLMDRIGLSGELTAAFEPSVEDDEPDWENDPVMEESEIDPEEPSIEELPAARPLDTRQLQTPFVYRDQVFFGVPNDLGDPRRPGYEDRLDDLIVQAVSVSGGRGFVLFTSHGHMRRAHAKCAPTIQRLGIDCLIQGQESRDRLLRRFREDHSSVLFATSSFWEGVDVRGRALELLIIARLPFSVPDEPVHEAQFEHLRNLGLDPFQNLVVPRAIIRLKQGFGRLIRSRTDRGAVLVADDRVTRMYYGRRFIRSLPEMEIQTAPSGELVRRMSDFYRGIGD, from the coding sequence ATGCCGCCCCCGATCGAAGGACCTGCCAGCCACTACATCACTCGCGAAGCGCGGGAATTGATCGCCGGCGAAATCGCCGAAGCGGGCGGTGTTGAGGTCTTCTTCATCGGTCGGCGGGGGAGCGATGGCCTTGTCCAGGAAGTCGAATCGCACGCGTACGGTTCGGCGGATGCGGTGCCTGCGCTGATCGATCGCGTCCGTCCGGGCGAAGTCATTCTGCACAATCATCCCAGCGGAAACCTCCTGCCGTCCGATGCCGATCTCAGCATCTCGAGCCAGATGGGATCGCTCGGCGCCGGCAGCTATGTGATCGACAATGCAGCCGAACGCGTGCGCGTGATTGTTCGCCCGCATGATCCGAAGAAGAAAACTCCGCTCGATATCGCAGAGATCGAACGAAGCCTCGGGCCGAACTCGGCTATGGCGAAGGAACTGGAGCACTACGAAGACCGCCCCATGCAGCGCGACATGGCCGGAGCAGTCGCCGAGGCGCTCAACAACGACGGAATTGCCGTCATCGAGGCCGGCACGGGTACGGGGAAATCGCTGGCATACCTGGTGCCGACTGTTCAGTACGCTCTCCTGAATCAGGAGCGAGTCGTCATTTCCACCAATACGATTAACCTGCAGGAGCAGATTCTGCACAAGGATCTGCCGGCCGTTCGCCATGCTCTCGACCGAGAGTTCCGCGCTGAACTGGTCAAAGGCCGGGGCAACTACGTGTGCAAGCGCAAGGCGGAGTTTGCCGCCGAGGAAATCAACAGCGGCCAGGCGCAACTCTTCGTCGATGAGCGCGTCGATGAATTGCGCGAGCTGCTGAACTGGGCCTCCGCCAGCGAGACTGGCGACGTCGGCGAACTGGCCGTCTCGCCGAGTTTCGATGTGTGGGAACGCGTTGTTTCCGAAGTCGACAATTGCCTTCGCGTGCGCTGCAAGTTCTACGAGCAGTGCTTCTTCTACAACTCGCGTCGACGTGCGGCCCGGGCAAACATCCTCGTCGTCAATCACTCGCTGCTGATGAGCGACCTGGCCGTCCGTCGCGAGACCGGTAATTGGTCCACGGCTGCCGTGCTGCCGCCCTACACGCGCGTTGTTCTCGACGAAGCGCATCACGTGGAGGAAGTTGCCACGCGCCATCTCGGGCGCCAGATCACACGTGCCGGTTTGGCGCGGATCACCGGGCGCATCTATCGGCGCGATTCACGCCGCTCTTACGGATCTCTCGCTGCTGCAGCCGATCAGATGGAGAAGCTGCGTTCGAGCGGCAAAGTCGGCGTGGAGTGTCCAGCGCTGCAGGCCATCCAAGTCGCTGCTGTCAACGCCACCGAGGACATGCGCCAGAGCGTCGACTTCCTTCTCGAAGACATCGGGCAGCGATTCCTGGATATCACAGGACTTCCGCGGCCACGCCGCCGCAGCCTGGAACATCGCAAGCGCCTCGTGCCGGATATTCTTCAAAACCCCCGTTGGGCGGATGAAATCGAGCCGCTGATCATAGACGCATCAAACGAGATCGCCGCAGCGGTCGAGGCGAATAAGGCGGCTCTGAAGGAAATCGAAGAACTGCCCGAAGACGTGCAGGAGAGCCTGCTCAATCACGTCATGGAGTGGCGCGCTCACGTCGGGCGCCTCGACGAGCAACGTCGGATGCTGCGCAAGTTCCTCGAAGACGATCCGATCATCTGTCGATGGATAGAGCTCGCGGCCGACGCGCGCGATCGATTGATTGTGCGCCTTTGCCATGCGCCGATTTCCGTGGCGAAGGCGCTGAAGGAAACCCTCCATCACAACATGAAGACGGAAGTGCTGACGAGCGCCACACTGACTGTCGACAACGAATTCAACTACCTGATGGATCGCATTGGGCTATCCGGCGAACTGACGGCCGCCTTCGAACCGTCCGTTGAGGATGACGAGCCCGACTGGGAAAACGACCCGGTGATGGAAGAGTCCGAGATCGATCCGGAAGAGCCATCGATCGAGGAATTACCCGCCGCGCGACCGCTCGATACGCGCCAATTGCAGACGCCTTTCGTCTATCGCGACCAGGTCTTCTTTGGCGTTCCCAACGATCTCGGCGATCCGCGCCGACCAGGCTACGAGGACCGACTTGACGACCTGATTGTGCAGGCCGTTTCCGTCAGCGGCGGGCGCGGCTTCGTGCTCTTCACCAGCCACGGCCACATGCGACGAGCCCACGCCAAGTGCGCTCCCACCATCCAGCGCCTCGGCATCGATTGCCTGATCCAGGGCCAGGAATCGCGCGACCGGCTCCTCCGTCGATTCCGCGAGGACCATTCGAGCGTGCTATTCGCGACCAGCAGCTTCTGGGAAGGCGTCGACGTGCGCGGCCGGGCGCTCGAGCTGCTCATCATTGCGCGCCTTCCATTCAGCGTGCCCGACGAACCCGTTCACGAGGCGCAATTCGAGCACCTCCGCAACCTCGGCCTCGACCCCTTCCAGAATCTCGTCGTACCGCGGGCCATCATTCGATTGAAGCAGGGCTTCGGTCGCTTGATTCGCTCGCGCACCGATCGAGGCGCGGTGCTGGTCGCTGATGATCGCGTCACGCGGATGTACTACGGACGACGGTTCATCCGCTCGCTGCCCGAGATGGAAATCCAGACGGCTCCGTCTGGTGAACTTGTCCGCCGGATGAGCGACTTCTACCGCGGCATCGGCGACTGA
- the grpE gene encoding nucleotide exchange factor GrpE — MSRSSWLKRWLWAGTFEFQAEPLALWEGEAPVRASDPRDLLGQVTAALKELWRLVDLTESMEEKQEEGSSVELRSIARSMLPVLDGLDRIVDYASQHRSDSEEFENWAKAVEGVQIRLSRTMERIGLQPLSTVGTEVDLALHDVVATVRTREYPENTIVAERQKGYYFRGRLLRDAKVVVALSS, encoded by the coding sequence ATGTCGAGATCCTCCTGGCTGAAGAGATGGCTCTGGGCCGGAACGTTCGAGTTCCAGGCGGAGCCATTGGCGCTGTGGGAAGGCGAAGCCCCTGTCAGGGCTTCCGATCCACGGGACTTGCTCGGCCAGGTGACCGCCGCCCTCAAGGAGCTTTGGCGGCTGGTGGATTTGACAGAATCGATGGAAGAGAAGCAGGAAGAGGGTAGTTCCGTTGAGCTGCGCTCCATTGCCCGATCGATGCTGCCAGTGCTGGACGGATTGGATCGTATCGTAGATTACGCGTCGCAGCATCGTAGCGACAGCGAGGAGTTTGAGAACTGGGCAAAGGCCGTCGAGGGCGTACAGATTCGGCTTTCAAGGACCATGGAGCGGATCGGCCTGCAGCCTCTCTCAACTGTCGGAACTGAAGTAGATTTGGCACTGCATGATGTAGTTGCAACGGTCAGGACTCGGGAGTATCCCGAAAACACGATCGTGGCGGAAAGACAGAAAGGGTACTACTTTCGAGGCCGGCTGCTACGAGACGCCAAAGTCGTCGTAGCCCTATCATCGTGA